Below is a genomic region from Deltaproteobacteria bacterium.
CGATCATGTCCAGGTTTACAAGCTTGCCATTCTCAGTCACCGCATTTGTCCCTGTGATGAAGAGATCCACGAGAAGCGCCCGCCGCCGCAGCTCCAGCATTGCCTCTGGAGAAAGATCCCTGGCAAAGGTGTCCAACACCTCCCAGTCAGCTTTCTCTTTCAGTGCCTGGTAGAGACCACAGTTGATGAAAGTCATTGATCCGCCCCAGGATACTGTGGCGACCTCCAACCTGGGGATAATTTCCTCGAGGACAATCTCTCTGGCCTGGCCACTGTCCTGCACCAGATATACTTCGAAATTGTTTGCTTCCAATGCCGCCTTCACCTCTGCCAGCCGAATCTGCCA
It encodes:
- a CDS encoding lactate utilization protein — encoded protein: MDKPIEHYWQIRLAEVKAALEANNFEVYLVQDSGQAREIVLEEIIPRLEVATVSWGGSMTFINCGLYQALKEKADWEVLDTFARDLSPEAMLELRRRALLVDLFITGTNAVTENGKLVNLDMIGNRVGAITFGPKQVVILVGRNKIVSDVDEAMFRIKNYAAPANAMRLDKKTPCVKTSWCEECKSPERICNSWVITEKSFPRGRIKVVLINEDVGI